In the Flagellimonas sp. MMG031 genome, one interval contains:
- a CDS encoding polymer-forming cytoskeletal protein: MFSDNKKPRPMNEFGGQPNRIEKNTKIKGDITSEADFRIDGKLEGNVTTSGKVVIGKDGYINGKVECVNADIEGRFNGELMVKDLLSLKSSATIEGTVTVAKLAVEPGATFNAACTMGKGASATPKMQSTSKNEPAKAS, from the coding sequence ATGTTTTCTGACAACAAAAAACCCCGGCCTATGAATGAATTTGGCGGACAGCCCAACAGAATCGAGAAGAACACTAAAATTAAGGGTGACATCACCTCCGAGGCCGACTTCAGGATAGACGGTAAGTTGGAAGGCAATGTGACCACCTCCGGTAAAGTGGTCATTGGAAAGGATGGCTACATTAACGGTAAGGTAGAGTGCGTGAACGCAGATATCGAAGGAAGGTTCAACGGAGAACTTATGGTAAAGGACCTATTGTCGTTGAAATCCTCCGCAACGATCGAGGGCACGGTAACGGTAGCCAAATTGGCGGTAGAACCTGGTGCCACCTTTAATGCGGCGTGCACCATGGGCAAAGGAGCTTCGGCTACGCCCAAAATGCAGTCAACCAGCAAAAATGAGCCAGCAAAAGCCTCCTAA
- a CDS encoding AtpZ/AtpI family protein yields the protein MSQQKPPKKDYNKTLNTAARLSGSAIQMGVVIYLGVWGGKWLDGHFGTEKVFLPICTILAVAISIYLILQQIKKIND from the coding sequence ATGAGCCAGCAAAAGCCTCCTAAGAAAGACTACAACAAAACACTCAATACAGCCGCCCGTTTGTCTGGTTCCGCCATTCAAATGGGCGTTGTTATTTATTTGGGCGTTTGGGGCGGCAAATGGTTGGATGGCCATTTTGGGACTGAAAAAGTATTCTTGCCCATTTGTACCATTTTGGCCGTGGCGATTTCTATATATTTGATCCTCCAACAAATCAAAAAAATCAACGATTGA
- a CDS encoding DUF6168 family protein: protein MKQRAYPILFTSILLLGLWGLFFLQSWVLEDRGYELSSLQLTKSYVLNAVMALIVFYAIYIFRNKYRDLLGFFFLGGSLVKFALFFIFLYPAFHQDGVLEQLEFLIFFVPYGFALILETFFLVKLLNTV, encoded by the coding sequence TTGAAGCAAAGGGCTTATCCAATTCTTTTTACCTCCATTCTCCTTTTGGGCCTATGGGGACTGTTCTTTCTTCAATCATGGGTTTTGGAAGACCGGGGATACGAGCTTTCGTCCCTGCAGCTGACAAAAAGCTATGTGCTCAATGCGGTTATGGCGCTCATTGTTTTTTATGCGATTTACATTTTTCGCAATAAATATCGCGACTTGTTGGGATTCTTTTTTCTAGGGGGAAGCCTCGTAAAGTTTGCGCTTTTCTTCATTTTTCTATATCCCGCATTCCATCAGGATGGTGTCTTGGAGCAATTGGAGTTCCTTATCTTTTTTGTCCCATATGGATTTGCACTGATATTGGAAACCTTCTTTTTGGTGAAACTGCTTAATACTGTGTGA
- the atpB gene encoding F0F1 ATP synthase subunit A, with protein MRYSFFSKKLVAVIFLIAGFVSAQNQEGEEVETGAHDLKTQIKEYIDHHLLDSHDFNLFSYTTEEGEHKYFGFPLPVILWDNGLKVFLSSELEHGESVAEVDGNYYALYHNKIYKTDAEGTINFGGHHGEETHTEDAFGENLVVDDAHPTNEKPLDFSITKNVVFIMAVALLMFLVFRSMAKRYQKSTMPRGLGRFLEPLVLFVRDEIAIPNIGEHKYKRYMSYLLTVFFFVWVINLLGLTPLGVNVTNNIAVTFALAMITYLITTFTGNKNYWKHIFWMPGVPVPMKIILAPIELLGTFIKPFSLMIRLYANITAGHVVLMSIIGLMFIFKNWIGSPLSFLLAFALSLLELLVAALQAYIFTMLSALYFGMAVEEDHH; from the coding sequence ATGCGATATTCTTTTTTCAGTAAAAAACTAGTTGCCGTAATTTTTTTGATTGCGGGATTTGTATCGGCCCAAAACCAAGAGGGAGAAGAAGTTGAAACCGGTGCCCACGATTTAAAGACACAGATTAAGGAATACATCGACCACCACCTTTTGGATTCGCATGATTTCAACCTTTTTTCATATACCACCGAAGAGGGCGAGCACAAATATTTTGGGTTTCCACTTCCTGTGATTCTATGGGATAATGGATTGAAGGTCTTTCTTTCTTCCGAGTTGGAGCATGGAGAGTCCGTTGCAGAGGTAGACGGTAATTACTACGCACTTTATCACAATAAAATATACAAGACGGATGCCGAAGGAACCATCAATTTTGGTGGACATCATGGCGAAGAAACCCATACCGAAGATGCTTTTGGGGAGAATTTGGTGGTAGATGATGCACATCCCACCAACGAAAAGCCCTTGGACTTTTCCATAACAAAGAATGTGGTCTTTATTATGGCCGTAGCCCTTTTAATGTTCTTGGTGTTCCGTTCCATGGCCAAGAGGTACCAAAAAAGCACCATGCCACGAGGTTTGGGAAGATTTTTGGAGCCATTGGTACTTTTTGTGCGTGACGAAATTGCCATACCAAACATTGGTGAGCATAAATACAAAAGGTATATGAGCTATCTGCTTACTGTATTCTTTTTTGTATGGGTCATCAACCTTTTGGGGTTGACACCGCTAGGAGTGAATGTCACCAACAACATTGCAGTGACTTTTGCCTTGGCCATGATCACCTATCTTATTACAACATTTACTGGGAACAAGAACTACTGGAAGCACATCTTTTGGATGCCGGGCGTACCTGTCCCTATGAAAATTATATTGGCGCCCATCGAATTGTTGGGAACGTTCATCAAGCCATTTTCATTGATGATTCGTTTGTATGCCAACATTACCGCAGGTCACGTGGTATTGATGAGTATTATCGGGTTGATGTTCATATTTAAAAACTGGATCGGAAGCCCATTGTCCTTCTTGTTGGCATTTGCACTTTCTTTATTGGAATTGTTGGTGGCCGCATTGCAGGCATATATTTTCACCATGTTGTCCGCCCTGTATTTTGGTATGGCGGTAGAAGAAGATCATCATTAA
- the atpE gene encoding ATP synthase F0 subunit C — protein sequence MTIPNIVGAGLIVIGAGLGIGRIGGQAMEAIARQPEASGKIQTAMLIAAALIEGIGFAALFAA from the coding sequence ATGACAATTCCAAACATCGTAGGTGCTGGTTTGATCGTAATCGGAGCAGGATTGGGTATCGGTAGAATCGGTGGTCAGGCAATGGAAGCCATTGCTCGTCAACCTGAAGCTTCTGGTAAGATCCAAACAGCAATGTTGATTGCAGCAGCCCTTATTGAAGGTATCGGTTTCGCCGCTCTTTTTGCAGCTTAA
- a CDS encoding F0F1 ATP synthase subunit B, whose protein sequence is MEKLIEEFSFGLFFWQLLLFVGLLLLLRKYAWKPILGAVEKREEGIKGALEAAEAAKKEMQNVTADSERLLQEARAERDALLKEARDIKANIISEAKEQAQAEGDKMIKQAQATIESEKKAAVADIKAQVANLSVEIAEKVIKEELSDKGKQQKLVEDMLGDIKLN, encoded by the coding sequence ATGGAAAAGTTAATAGAGGAATTTTCCTTTGGCTTGTTTTTCTGGCAGTTGTTGCTTTTCGTGGGCCTATTGTTGTTGTTGAGAAAATATGCCTGGAAACCCATTCTTGGAGCGGTAGAAAAGCGCGAAGAAGGGATCAAAGGTGCCCTTGAAGCTGCTGAGGCTGCAAAAAAGGAAATGCAGAACGTCACTGCCGATAGCGAACGATTGTTGCAAGAGGCCAGGGCAGAACGGGACGCGCTGTTAAAAGAAGCCCGAGACATTAAAGCCAACATTATCTCCGAAGCCAAAGAACAAGCTCAGGCTGAAGGCGACAAGATGATCAAGCAGGCCCAAGCTACTATTGAAAGTGAAAAGAAAGCTGCTGTGGCAGACATCAAGGCACAAGTAGCGAACCTTTCCGTGGAAATTGCGGAAAAGGTAATCAAAGAAGAACTGTCCGACAAAGGCAAACAACAGAAGTTGGTCGAGGACATGTTGGGAGATATTAAACTGAACTAA
- the atpH gene encoding ATP synthase F1 subunit delta, whose protein sequence is MNQNRAAIRYAKATLDFAVEKKAADAVEKDMRGIAATISENVELQRMLESPIIKSEVKKSSLLEIFKDANEITKGLLQTLISNKRIAMLQEVAFKYIILHEKLKGEEVAYVTTAVPLTSDLEKKILETVTKATGNKVTLENKIDESIIGGFVLRVGDTQYDASIANKLNGLKREFTNSL, encoded by the coding sequence ATGAACCAAAATAGGGCAGCCATACGCTACGCAAAAGCAACCTTGGATTTCGCAGTCGAAAAGAAAGCGGCCGATGCCGTGGAAAAAGACATGCGGGGGATAGCTGCTACCATTTCCGAGAACGTGGAGCTTCAACGCATGTTGGAGAGCCCTATCATCAAATCGGAGGTGAAAAAAAGCAGTTTGTTGGAAATTTTTAAGGATGCCAACGAAATCACCAAAGGTCTTCTTCAAACCTTGATCAGCAATAAAAGAATTGCGATGTTGCAGGAAGTGGCCTTCAAATACATCATCCTTCACGAAAAATTGAAGGGCGAAGAAGTAGCTTACGTGACAACCGCCGTTCCATTGACTTCCGATTTGGAGAAGAAGATATTGGAAACGGTCACCAAGGCAACCGGTAACAAGGTTACCCTTGAGAATAAAATCGATGAGAGCATCATCGGAGGATTTGTACTACGGGTAGGAGATACCCAATACGATGCAAGCATCGCAAACAAATTGAACGGATTAAAAAGAGAATTTACAAATAGTCTATAA
- the atpA gene encoding F0F1 ATP synthase subunit alpha — MAGVKAAEVSAILKKQLSGFEASASLDEVGTVLQVGDGIARVYGLSNAQYGELVEFDGGMQGIVLNLEEDNVGVVLLGPSKEVVEGATVKRTERIASINVGEGIVGRVIDTLGKPIDGKGPISGETYEMPLERKAPGVIFRQPVNEPLQTGIKAIDAMIPVGRGQRELVIGDKQTGKTTVCIDTILNQKEFYDAGEPVYCIYVAVGQKASTVAAIAKTLEERGALAYTTIVAANASDPAPMQVYAPFAGAAIGEYFRDTGRPALIIYDDLSKQAVAYREVSLLLRRPPGREAYPGDVFFLHSRLLERAAKVIADDEIAKNMNDLPESLKPMVKGGGSLTALPIIETQAGDVSAYIPTNVISITDGQIFLEQDLFNQGVRPAINVGISVSRVGGSAQIKSMKKVAGTLKLDQAQFRELEAFAKFGSDLDAATLNVIEKGRRNVEILKQGQNDPFTVEDQVAIIFAGSKNLLRNVPVDKVKEFEKDYLEFLNAKHRDVLDTLKAGKLTDEVTETLTAVCKDLSSKYKA, encoded by the coding sequence ATGGCAGGAGTAAAAGCCGCTGAGGTATCAGCAATTTTGAAAAAACAGTTATCAGGTTTCGAAGCATCCGCTTCCTTGGATGAAGTAGGTACCGTATTGCAAGTGGGTGATGGTATTGCCCGTGTGTATGGACTTTCCAATGCCCAGTACGGGGAGTTGGTGGAGTTCGACGGCGGTATGCAAGGAATTGTTCTTAACCTGGAAGAAGACAACGTAGGTGTTGTATTGTTGGGCCCATCCAAAGAGGTTGTAGAAGGTGCAACCGTAAAAAGGACCGAGCGCATCGCTTCCATCAACGTTGGTGAAGGAATTGTTGGCCGGGTTATCGATACCTTGGGCAAGCCTATCGACGGTAAAGGCCCTATTTCGGGCGAAACCTATGAGATGCCTTTGGAACGTAAAGCTCCTGGTGTAATTTTTAGACAACCTGTAAACGAGCCATTGCAAACTGGAATCAAGGCTATCGATGCCATGATTCCCGTAGGACGTGGACAAAGGGAGTTGGTGATCGGTGATAAGCAGACTGGTAAAACAACCGTTTGTATCGACACCATCCTGAACCAGAAAGAATTTTACGATGCCGGTGAACCAGTTTACTGTATCTACGTTGCCGTAGGTCAGAAAGCATCAACGGTGGCCGCTATCGCCAAAACTTTGGAAGAAAGAGGTGCATTGGCCTATACAACCATTGTTGCCGCCAACGCTTCCGATCCTGCACCGATGCAGGTATATGCACCTTTCGCCGGTGCGGCCATTGGAGAGTACTTTAGGGATACAGGGCGTCCGGCCTTGATTATCTATGATGACTTGTCCAAGCAAGCTGTAGCCTACCGTGAGGTGTCCTTGTTGTTGAGAAGACCTCCAGGACGTGAAGCATATCCTGGTGACGTTTTCTTCTTGCACTCGAGATTGTTGGAGCGTGCGGCCAAAGTGATTGCCGATGACGAGATTGCAAAGAACATGAACGACCTTCCAGAGTCCTTGAAGCCGATGGTAAAAGGAGGAGGGTCATTGACTGCACTTCCTATTATTGAAACACAAGCAGGTGACGTTTCTGCCTATATCCCAACCAACGTAATTTCCATTACCGATGGTCAGATATTCTTGGAGCAAGACTTGTTCAACCAAGGGGTGCGTCCTGCAATCAACGTAGGTATCTCCGTATCGCGTGTGGGTGGTTCCGCTCAGATCAAATCCATGAAAAAAGTAGCCGGTACCTTGAAATTGGACCAAGCCCAGTTCCGTGAACTGGAAGCTTTTGCCAAGTTCGGTTCCGATTTGGATGCCGCTACCTTGAACGTTATCGAGAAAGGACGTAGAAACGTTGAAATCTTGAAACAAGGTCAGAACGATCCATTTACTGTTGAAGATCAGGTGGCCATCATCTTTGCAGGTTCCAAGAACTTGTTGAGAAATGTGCCAGTAGACAAAGTAAAAGAATTCGAAAAAGATTACTTGGAGTTCTTGAACGCCAAGCACAGAGATGTTTTGGACACCCTTAAAGCGGGTAAATTGACCGATGAGGTTACCGAGACCTTGACTGCTGTTTGTAAAGATCTTTCAAGCAAGTACAAAGCATAA
- the atpG gene encoding ATP synthase F1 subunit gamma, which produces MANLKEIRNRISSISSTMQITSAMKMVSAAKLKKAQDAITAMRPYSDKLTELLQGLSASLEGDGGSEYADKRPVNKVLVVAITSNRGLCGGFNSNIIKQSNHLVSNMYPGKQVDFYTIGKKGHDILRKRHTILGDQSKVYDDLTFDNVAEIAELLMRLFTKGDYDKIELVYNKFKNAATQIVMTEQFLPIVGTEGDKAIAADYIFEPSKVEIVKELIPKSLKTQLFKAIRDSFASEHGARMTAMHKATDNAAELRNELKLTYNKARQAAITNEILEIVGGAEALNN; this is translated from the coding sequence ATGGCGAATCTAAAGGAAATACGTAACAGAATATCATCCATCTCATCAACGATGCAGATTACCAGTGCCATGAAAATGGTATCTGCCGCAAAGTTGAAGAAAGCTCAGGATGCTATTACGGCAATGCGTCCCTATTCCGATAAATTGACCGAGCTCCTGCAAGGGCTTAGTGCCAGTTTGGAAGGAGATGGTGGAAGCGAGTACGCCGACAAAAGGCCCGTAAACAAGGTTTTGGTGGTTGCCATTACGTCCAACAGGGGACTTTGTGGTGGTTTCAACTCCAACATCATCAAGCAGAGCAACCATCTGGTCTCCAATATGTATCCGGGCAAGCAAGTGGATTTCTATACCATCGGTAAAAAGGGGCACGACATCCTTAGAAAAAGGCATACCATTTTGGGCGACCAAAGCAAGGTATACGATGATTTGACCTTTGACAATGTTGCAGAAATCGCTGAATTGTTGATGCGTTTGTTTACCAAGGGCGATTACGATAAAATCGAATTGGTATACAACAAGTTCAAAAATGCCGCTACCCAGATTGTGATGACCGAGCAGTTTCTGCCGATAGTAGGAACTGAAGGGGACAAAGCTATTGCTGCTGACTACATTTTTGAACCTTCCAAAGTGGAAATTGTAAAGGAGCTGATTCCAAAATCCTTGAAGACACAGTTGTTCAAGGCCATTCGGGATTCCTTTGCCAGTGAGCACGGAGCACGTATGACCGCAATGCACAAAGCGACGGATAATGCTGCCGAATTGAGAAACGAGTTAAAATTGACTTACAACAAAGCCCGTCAGGCAGCGATCACCAACGAAATCCTCGAAATTGTTGGTGGAGCCGAGGCTTTGAACAATTAA
- a CDS encoding oligosaccharide flippase family protein has translation MNPLKRLFKQTFIYGLATVMPRVISFFLLPLYTAVFENASGYGQYTNIYAWIAIFNVFLAYGMETAFFRFYHKSGDKAKVISTSLISLLSSSFLFLILALSLREWLSSVTNINADYLKFTTYILVLDAVVIIPFALLRANEKPMRYAVLKTINVAINLAFNVFLLLVLPKMAQEADTGFFVSLYKPNWEIHYVLISNVIASGVTLLILLPTYLKASYTFDLGVWKQMMKYAGPILVAGIAFTINEVLDKILLTELLPSDIAESEVGKYGACYKLALFMTLFGTAFRMGVEPFFFSHAKSEKPQKTYAQITNYFVILGSIILLGVIAFIDVLGRLLLHNPVYWEALDVVPIILLASFCLGIYHNLSVWYKVTDRTKFGAYISSVGAIITLVINISLIPKIGYMASALATLAAYGSMMLLSYHFGKKYYPVPYNMRKIVFYLSVSLVFSILSFYVFNRNLIAGSLLFLLFLGLVYKLEGDKLRSIFLRRED, from the coding sequence TTGAATCCACTTAAGCGGCTTTTTAAACAAACGTTCATTTATGGCCTGGCCACCGTAATGCCAAGGGTCATCTCTTTCTTTTTGTTACCGCTGTATACCGCCGTATTTGAGAATGCTTCAGGTTACGGACAGTACACGAACATATATGCCTGGATAGCCATCTTTAATGTGTTTTTGGCCTATGGTATGGAAACGGCATTTTTTCGGTTTTACCATAAAAGCGGGGATAAGGCCAAAGTGATATCTACTTCACTGATATCCTTGCTGAGCTCTTCCTTTCTGTTTCTGATTCTTGCCCTGTCGCTTAGGGAATGGTTATCCAGCGTAACCAATATCAACGCAGATTACCTTAAGTTCACCACCTATATTTTGGTTCTTGATGCCGTGGTCATTATTCCGTTTGCGCTGCTAAGAGCGAATGAGAAACCAATGCGCTATGCGGTCCTAAAGACCATTAATGTGGCCATAAACTTGGCTTTTAACGTATTTTTGCTGTTGGTACTCCCAAAAATGGCACAAGAGGCGGACACTGGCTTTTTCGTATCCCTGTACAAACCCAATTGGGAAATCCATTACGTTTTGATATCTAATGTAATCGCCAGCGGAGTAACCTTATTGATTTTGTTGCCCACCTACCTAAAGGCATCCTACACGTTCGATTTGGGCGTTTGGAAACAAATGATGAAATATGCAGGACCCATTCTTGTAGCTGGAATCGCTTTTACCATCAACGAGGTATTGGATAAAATTTTACTAACCGAACTCCTTCCATCCGACATTGCCGAAAGTGAAGTGGGAAAATATGGTGCCTGCTACAAACTGGCCTTGTTTATGACGCTGTTTGGGACCGCTTTCAGAATGGGGGTGGAACCCTTTTTCTTTAGCCATGCCAAGAGCGAAAAACCCCAAAAAACATATGCACAGATTACCAATTACTTTGTAATCCTTGGGAGCATTATCTTATTGGGAGTTATCGCTTTTATCGATGTACTGGGCAGACTGCTATTGCACAACCCTGTGTATTGGGAAGCTTTGGATGTGGTTCCTATTATCCTATTGGCAAGCTTCTGTCTGGGGATTTACCACAACCTCTCTGTTTGGTATAAAGTAACGGACAGAACCAAATTTGGCGCTTATATTTCTTCCGTTGGGGCCATCATCACTTTGGTCATTAATATAAGCTTGATCCCAAAAATAGGATACATGGCTTCGGCCTTGGCCACCTTGGCCGCCTATGGTAGTATGATGCTCCTCTCCTATCACTTTGGAAAAAAATACTACCCTGTACCCTACAACATGCGAAAGATTGTGTTTTATCTATCCGTATCGCTGGTGTTTTCCATACTTTCGTTCTATGTTTTTAATAGAAATTTAATAGCCGGCAGCCTACTGTTTTTGTTATTTTTGGGCTTAGTGTACAAGTTGGAAGGAGATAAATTAAGAAGCATATTTTTAAGACGTGAAGATTAA
- the dut gene encoding dUTP diphosphatase: MKIKIINKSGHKLPHYETLASAGMDLRADLESPITLKPLERAIVPTGLYMELPVGYEAQVRPRSGLAAKKGITVLNAPGTIDADYRGNVGVILVNLSNEDFIVENGERIAQMVIAKHERAEWVEVEALSQTDRGEGGFGSTGVK; encoded by the coding sequence GTGAAGATTAAGATCATCAACAAATCAGGCCATAAGCTGCCACATTACGAAACCCTTGCCTCCGCAGGGATGGATTTAAGGGCGGATTTGGAATCCCCCATCACCTTAAAACCTCTGGAAAGGGCCATTGTCCCCACTGGACTGTACATGGAGCTCCCTGTGGGCTATGAGGCCCAAGTACGGCCACGTAGCGGGTTGGCGGCCAAAAAAGGAATCACCGTGTTAAACGCCCCTGGAACGATTGACGCCGATTATCGCGGAAACGTTGGGGTAATACTGGTAAATCTTTCCAATGAAGATTTTATTGTGGAAAATGGTGAACGTATTGCCCAAATGGTCATCGCAAAGCACGAACGTGCCGAGTGGGTAGAAGTTGAAGCCCTTTCTCAAACGGACAGAGGCGAGGGCGGATTTGGGAGTACAGGAGTGAAGTAA
- a CDS encoding sugar phosphate nucleotidyltransferase, with translation MKIIVPMAGRGSRLRPHTLTVPKPLIPVAGKPIVHRLVTDIAKVLGEPIEEVAFILGDPAFFGDDVVESLMALADELGAKGSIYRQEQPLGTGHAIMSAKESLSGPAVIAYADTLIRADFDLDKSADSVIWVKQVERPEAYGVVQLNSDHQIVELVEKPQEYVSDLAVIGIYYFKDVGVLKNELQHVLDHDITHGGEYQINDGIKRMMEKGMKFVPGKVDEWMDCGNKNVTVETNQRMLAFLEKEGENMIADSVTQENANIVEPCFIGENVVLKNTTIGPYVSVGANTVVENSTIKNSLIQSHSRITNANLDNAMIGNHVIYNGNFETISIGDYSVLE, from the coding sequence ATGAAAATAATCGTACCCATGGCAGGGAGGGGATCTCGCCTAAGACCGCACACACTGACCGTTCCAAAACCGTTGATTCCTGTTGCAGGAAAACCTATAGTGCACCGTTTGGTCACTGATATTGCTAAAGTATTGGGCGAACCAATCGAGGAAGTTGCCTTTATTTTGGGTGATCCTGCCTTTTTTGGGGATGATGTGGTGGAAAGCTTAATGGCATTGGCGGACGAATTGGGCGCTAAAGGGTCCATTTATCGACAAGAACAACCGCTTGGAACTGGGCACGCTATCATGAGTGCCAAGGAATCCTTGAGCGGTCCTGCAGTAATCGCATATGCCGATACCTTAATACGAGCCGATTTTGATTTGGATAAATCGGCCGATAGCGTTATTTGGGTGAAGCAAGTGGAGCGCCCCGAAGCGTACGGAGTGGTCCAGTTGAACAGTGACCATCAAATCGTGGAATTGGTTGAAAAACCGCAAGAATATGTATCTGACCTTGCTGTAATCGGTATTTATTATTTCAAGGATGTTGGAGTGCTCAAAAATGAGCTGCAGCATGTTTTGGATCATGATATCACCCATGGTGGGGAATACCAAATCAATGATGGCATCAAACGGATGATGGAAAAGGGCATGAAATTTGTTCCGGGTAAGGTGGATGAGTGGATGGATTGCGGCAACAAAAACGTGACCGTGGAAACCAATCAGCGCATGTTGGCCTTCTTGGAAAAGGAGGGCGAAAACATGATTGCCGATTCCGTGACACAAGAAAATGCCAATATAGTGGAACCCTGTTTTATTGGAGAGAACGTAGTGCTCAAAAATACCACGATAGGGCCATATGTTTCGGTTGGCGCGAATACCGTTGTGGAGAATTCGACCATAAAAAACAGCCTCATCCAGAGCCATAGCAGGATTACCAATGCCAATTTGGATAATGCCATGATCGGGAACCATGTAATTTATAATGGTAATTTTGAGACCATTAGCATTGGAGATTATTCTGTTTTGGAATAA
- a CDS encoding DUF4292 domain-containing protein, with product MNLHKNIYKAGIAVIMLAALTSCKSTKSITGGEANSRLSAKNIVNAHYSNQPKFRTLRGRVKIDYTNGDDSQGVNVSLRMEKDKVIWMSAPLGVVKAHITPKKVSFYNKLQNEYFDGDFSYLSKLLGTELDFEKVQNLLLGNAVLDLRKEKLNSEVYNGNYQLKPKKAQELFKILFQLEPKNFKIASQEISQPINARHLLAKYTYQDISGNVLPEDIQIVAEEKGELTTIDLSFRNLELNKPMSFPYKVPKGYDKITLK from the coding sequence ATGAACCTACATAAAAACATATATAAAGCTGGAATTGCCGTAATTATGCTGGCAGCTTTGACATCGTGTAAAAGCACCAAATCGATTACTGGCGGGGAGGCCAATTCGCGACTTTCGGCAAAAAATATCGTGAATGCCCATTATTCCAACCAACCCAAATTCCGAACCCTGAGGGGGCGAGTTAAGATCGACTACACCAACGGGGACGATTCGCAAGGTGTCAACGTAAGCTTACGCATGGAAAAGGACAAAGTGATTTGGATGAGTGCGCCGCTCGGTGTTGTAAAGGCGCACATTACGCCCAAAAAAGTATCCTTTTACAACAAGCTCCAAAATGAGTATTTCGATGGAGACTTTAGCTATTTGAGCAAGTTGTTGGGTACAGAACTGGATTTTGAAAAAGTACAAAACCTACTTTTGGGAAACGCAGTGCTCGACCTCAGAAAAGAAAAACTCAATTCGGAAGTATACAACGGGAACTACCAATTAAAACCTAAGAAAGCCCAAGAACTTTTTAAGATTCTGTTTCAATTGGAGCCCAAAAACTTTAAAATAGCCAGTCAGGAAATATCACAACCGATTAACGCAAGACATTTATTGGCAAAATATACCTATCAAGATATTTCTGGAAATGTGCTTCCGGAGGATATACAAATCGTGGCCGAGGAAAAAGGTGAACTGACTACGATTGACTTGAGTTTTCGTAACTTGGAGCTCAACAAACCCATGAGTTTTCCGTACAAAGTGCCCAAAGGGTATGATAAAATTACATTAAAGTAA